The Arachis duranensis cultivar V14167 chromosome 9, aradu.V14167.gnm2.J7QH, whole genome shotgun sequence genomic sequence ATACTTTATTAATATTGGACAAGTATTCGATGGACCTCTGAAATAATTGCCAAAGATATTACTAAAGTTGTCCCAacttattattttctatttatccATTTTGAATaaaacattttatatttttaaaacaatcTACGTCTACATCTTCTATAATAAATACTGATTTGAcatcaatattttttcaataattaaatacgtgttttttttgttaattaaaaaaattaaatacacaatTAATTAGTAGCAATCATATTTTAATacgaatataaaaaaatatttgatatatgaataatattttttaaatcataattaattcacttataaattatttataatgcAAGTGACCCAATAATATCAGATAGACTtctgatattatattataattgagATAGACCTAATTCAacttcaaaattaattcataaaataagaGATATTTCACGCTTATAAATCATTCAAAgataatatctttaatttttagagatatGAAATTTGTGATAGTAGTCTTACCATAAATCATCACAAGAACCatgaacaattattattataatttataaacaaaGTTAAAATGCTTACTTGACAATCAAAGTGTGAAAAGTGGTGTAGCCAGCATTTTTGAGGTTCTTAAGAGTAATATCTCTTTGGGACTGTGGCCTTCCAGTTAAGAACACAACCTTAAATCCAAGACGCAACAATCTTTTGTAGAGTTTAAGACTCTCTGGAAGTGGAGGTGCTGTTCCAAGATCAACCCATTCATTGAATGATGTTGCGTTATATTTTTCTACCctacaaaacaaaaattaatagacAAATAATTAAAGTTCTATATGCTATATAGTTTTGAGATCAGTTATACGTTGTACATGGATTAGATAATATCTGTATATTCGTGGTAATCATCCGCATCCGATCTAAATTTTGCGGATATATATTATTCGATCCGCAGAACCAGATCTGATCCGTACTATGGTATGATTGGATTGCAGATTTGGTAGTGATATCTGCAGATTCAATCCACAAATCCGCATATTCACACATCTCATATAAGATAAATAGCATAGTTTAAGAAAGCAATTCtaatatgatatgaattttagtgtgttgttttatgaattttatgatagcttgtttttaattttttatgttgtacttcaatttagaataattaaacttaaatcttaggttattatttttttgttatttaaaaaaatttttattgataatattttaacttaaacaagtaaaaaataaattttatgaacatttttttgtaaaaacagTCAAACGGATGTTATAACAGTTTTTTTGAATATGCGGATAGATATACTCGATATTCGATTCGATTCGATTTGCAAAAAATGCAAATATTGTATTCGATGAGTATATGCagatcaaataaaattttagactaTATCCAATCCGATTCGATCTGTGTACAGTCATAGTCAGTCATAGTCAGTCATAGTCAGTtatgtacaattttttttttaatgtttcacTACAAGAACCGTCGGATCCAACTGCAATTTAGTATTAGTGTTGTATATATACACattctcttaaaaaaatatattattgaaacacttaaaaaaaaatgttaataaaCAACTTTTTGGTTGTCTAATTAAAATTAGGATTTTGTTAACTTATATTCTGAAGACATAGATTAAAAACactatacaaaaatattttataaatgttattaaaaaaataattttttgacgtttttaatataattgaatacaaaaaatattaaaaatattctattattataattttaaattgtgcacttaaaacacaaattaattaattcttaaaatttaaagaaaaaaatcagttcaaagattatttttttgaaaagactaaattttgtagcttttgtttaaaattaaattattaaggaTTTTGTTATGTCTATAGTCTACATCTTTTATAATAAACATTGCTTTGACATCAATATTTCTTAACAAACAATCAcacattctctttattttgttagttaaaaataatttaaataaacaatTACTTAGTAACAATTGTATTTTTATACGGGTGTCAATAGTATTTAGtatatgaataatatttttcaattgttagacctcttttttttttaaaaaaaatctaatctcatgaaaaataaaaaaacactaatTTCACAACtagaaataataatagtaaaaaaaaaaaaaacagtgtAGATGCATAGATAATTAGAGAGTATACCCAAATCCATGATCAGCATAATAAGGGAGATTAGAGAGTGAAGTTTCATCAATGTCAAAAATCCAAATATCTTTACCATCACCAACAAGATTGAGATTCTTAGCATATTTATAAGCTTCTTCAGTAACTGCTTTTGAGTCTTCTCTATATTGCTTCCCTAAAAGATAGTTTCCAACATAATCTTCACACTCTTTAGGAATTGATGTCCATTCAATGATGTTGTGTGCTTCAACACCAAGCCTCCAACTTGAGCATGATGTTTGAGGAATGTAGTGACCCCCTAACCCTGATTTTAATCTTAGAGGGAATATTGAAAAGGTTAATCCATGCTCTAATGCTAAGTTATGGCATGATGATGGTGTTGCTAATGATATGATTATTgtagaaagagagaaaataagtgCTACTAATTTCATAGTGGCTATGTAGCTATAGGTAGGTAAGAAAAACTTTGTGATGGTTTTATGTGTGACTCTTTTGTTCTTTATATAGAAAAATGTGTctatatagaaaataaaaaaaaattatgaataatttattgGGTAGCATGAAAATGAAAGAATACATTATTGtatgaataatttattatttttctggtcattaaaagttttttttttttgggagaaGGCCTATTTCCTAAATGAAGATTTTTAATtcacaaactttttttttaaagattgtgtgattaatatatatttgtgaagttaaaaaaaaaacttatagaGGAAATAAAAAACTTCTAGTTTATTTTATGTATGTTTACCAAAATAAACTATAAATAGAAGTGGTAATGATGAAATGATTTGAGTAATATGTATGATACTAATTAAGATCAAATTCATGTTCCTAATATACCATACAAAAATTGAaagtaaaaagataaataaacacatAAATGTCTCTTGAAGccaagttttaatttaaaatttcattccAGACATTTTAACTTGATGTGCATGAATTaaatatttcaatttcattaacaatcctctcaaaataattttttgaaattcaaactCTCAAACCTTgagtaaaatactaaaatttctcAAAACTCATCTctctccatatatatatatatatatatatatcaaattgatTAAAAGACAAAGAGGCTGGTAAATGAGACCATACcactaataaatatataattcaatCATTCTTGCATTGAAtttttgaagaataaaatattacGTACATGATCCACGCATGCattattttagatattaaattTAGATATTGAGTTTGTTTAGgtgaacttttaaaaaaaaatattttttgagttatttttttaaaaaattttataaaaaaataaaaataattttatgtttggatatttcatgtaaaaaaatattttttatttatcaattatatttaaatataataatataaaactatttttttatttacttattatgtaaaaaatatattttttttaaaaaatctttaaataaagatataaattttagttttttaaaaaatatattttttaataattttatttttactattaaacaTTTATTACATatgctaaaaaaatatttttttattaacttaacatCACCCAAACAAACACATTGATTTGATAGCGATAGCAaccaataattaaatatttttaagtatttttgtcTACTTAATTCTATAAAGTATActaatataatatcttatcatatgCATGCATGTAAGACCATGGAGAAAGGGCAAATTATGGCCGTCTCCTTCAAGTTTGCATGCTTTCCATGAGGCAATAGCTTGAAAAATgtcaaagtaaaaaaatattaaggttGCGTTTGTTTTATAGAACATGACACTGAAATAGAGAATAAGACGAagatactaaaaattattatttgtgtaTTATGTTTAGATATAATGTATAAGACCCTATGTAATATttagtattatgtttggatatacatgaataagactaaaatattagatgaaataactaaaataatcatatgattccaaattttctaaatcaaatataaactaatttaatagaaAATGATAATACGTAGGAGTATAAACGAAACTTGAAAAAATGTTTGAAGggactaaaaattttaataaaaaaatttaatagtatttatattaaaataaaaattataaatatatttattttatttttaaatttattattaatatgtagtaatacatatattaaaattaataaaagaatagatctgagtttgattaataaaaaattttgtttaggttaataagtcaaattaattttaaataaaaaaatcacttttaaaAAAGAATCCGTTTTTACATggaaaaaatagtttttgaacataaaaatttatttttatttataaaactaattttttttatctaaaaactgatttttctttaaattatataaaatcacttacaacttataaattattttttaacattttaaaagatcaattttacctttaataatatttatctttcaaaagtTTCAAGActaattatagaaaaaataagaaaggataatagtgaaataataaaaaatatctatagacaaaaagaaaaataaaatttataaaaaaatccatGTCCACTTTTCCAAATTCCGTGTCCATCATTGTCCTTCGTAAA encodes the following:
- the LOC107464020 gene encoding stem 28 kDa glycoprotein, with the translated sequence MKLVALIFSLSTIIISLATPSSCHNLALEHGLTFSIFPLRLKSGLGGHYIPQTSCSSWRLGVEAHNIIEWTSIPKECEDYVGNYLLGKQYREDSKAVTEEAYKYAKNLNLVGDGKDIWIFDIDETSLSNLPYYADHGFGVEKYNATSFNEWVDLGTAPPLPESLKLYKRLLRLGFKVVFLTGRPQSQRDITLKNLKNAGYTTFHTLIVKDSTEYNGKTAVTYKSSERNKLEEKGYRIVGNIGDQWSDILGTNIGNRTFKLPDPMYYIS